Sequence from the Pseudomonadota bacterium genome:
GCATAAGAATTTGCATCTTTCGAAAAAAAATGTTTTATGTTATACTTTTACGATTCTAAGGAGGTAAGCAAAACTTTATTGGAAGAAAAAACTGAGGAAGGGTTTTTAAGGCTATCCTTTGAAGATACAAATGTAGCACGAAATCTGTTCGGCCCCAGAGACGAAAACATAAAGTACCTGAAAAAGTACTTTAACATTAAAACAAGTATCAGGGGAAATCATCTCACCATTATTGGAAATAAAAAAGACATTGAAAATACTAACAAAGTCATAAATGAACTTCATGGCGTTATAAAAAGGGGTTTTATCATTAATACTTCCGATATAGATCATGCCGCTCGATATATTGCACATACAAATAATGGCATTGATGAACTGTATAATGATCAAATATACATATACCCTTCCAAAAAAATAGTGACCCCAAAAACAAAAAATCAAAAAAAATATGTGGATACAATCAGAAATCATGACATGGTTATAGGAATTGGCCCAGCAGGAACAGGCAAAACATACCTTGCTATGGCCATGGCACTTTCGTCTTTTTACAAAAAAGAGGTTTCAAGGATAATATTAACAAGACCTGCAATTGAAGCAGGAGAAAAGCTCGGATATCTTCCAGGAACTATGTATGAGAAGGTAAACCCTTATCTTAGACCACTCTATGATGCGCTCTATGATATGGTTGATATGGACAGGGCTTCTCGACTTCTGGAGAAAGGTGCAATAGAGATAGCACCTCTTGCATTTATGCGAGGGAGAACACTGAACGATGCGTTTGTTATTCTTGACGAAGCCCAGAATACCGCATCTGAACAAATGAAGATGTTCCTGACAAGACTCGGGTTTTCTTCGAGAACGGTTGTCACAGGAGATATCACGCAAATTGACCTCCCTGATAAAAAAACAAGTGGTCTTGTGGAAATTCAGGGTATCTTAAAGGGGATAAAAGGTATAAAGTTTGTTTATTTTACGGAAAAAGATGTGGTCAGGCACCCTCTTGTTCAAAAAATTATCAGGGCCTACAAAACAAAAAAGTTAGCCCCAGAGGATAGAAAAAATGCAGAACGGAAAGGATAAACCTCCTTCGTATTTAAAATATAATAAACTACTTATTTTTCTTCTCCTCTCCATTGTTTTATCGTTAACCATCAACATAAGGTATCTTTATTTGTTAACCGAATATCAGTACGGTGATATAGCCAGAGAAAATATAAAAACACCCGCTGACTTATATGTACCAAAAAGCGATATCACCATTAAAAAAGGTGAAATAATTGTAAGGGAAGGTGAGAGGATTAATGAAGAACACTTAAAAAAACTCTCTGCCCTAAAAACGTTGGAGCACGAAGGGACACTTTCCCCCACAAGGTTTCTATCTCTATTCATCTTACTCTTTTTATCAATCACAATAATCTACGAATATGCAGATAGGAATATAAAAAAGTTTATACTTTCAGAAAAAGACCTTATCTTCTGTGCTATTCTTTTAGCATTTATTACCATTTTGGTAAAATTTTCCATACTCATCTTTGAATATTTTTCTCATATCCATACCATAAACCTTTTCTACATCCTGCCTATATTCTTATTCGGGATGGTACTGAGAATAGTTTTATTTTCTGAAGCAGCAATTATTTTTTCTATATTTTTCGCGATAGTTATGGGTTTTACCTTTGAAAACAGCCTGCCAATATTTCTCTATGCACTTCTCGGCAGTATACTCACCGCATACTTTTCAGGAAAATGTGAAAACAGAAATACCGTACTCAAGGCAGGTTTATACACTGCTTTTTTGATGTGTTTCCTTGTGTTTCTTTTCAATGTGTTCTTCGGGCATTCACTCGCTAATATTCCGATAAAGGTCGCCTTTATCCTGTTAAATGGTATAGGAAGCAGTTTTATTGCCCTCGGGCTTTTACCTGTAATTGAACATATTTTCGATTACACCACCGATATAAAATTATTAGAACTTGCAAACCTTGAACACCCATTGCTTGAAGAGATGATGGTGAATGCACCTGGTACATACCACCATAGCATTATTGTGGGGAATCTTTCAAAGGCCGCGGCCGAAAGTATAGGGGCACACCCCTTACTCACAAGGGTTTCTGCATACTACCATGACATAGGGAAACTAAAAATGCCACACTATTTTATAGAGAATAGAACGGATTTTGATGATGTGCATAAAACATTATCACCAAACATGAGTGCCCTCATCATCCTTTCCCACACCAAGGAAGGGGTTGAGCTTGCCGAAAAGTATAAGCTTGGAAAAAAAATAACCGAGATTATAGAACAACACCATGGAACAAGCCTTGTAAGTTATTTCTACAACAGGGCGAAAGAAATGGAAGATCCTAAATTGCATGTAATAGAAGAAAAGGATTTCAGATATGTTGGGCCTAAACCGCAAACAAAGGAAGCCGGTATAATTATGTTAGCAGATGCAGTTGAAGCGGCCTCCAGAATTCTTGAAGAACCTACACCAAAAAGAATAGAAAACCATGTTCAAAATATCATAGAAAATATATTCCTCGATGGGCAGCTTGAGGAATGCGAACTTACACTAAAAGACCTTCATGCGATAGAGAAAAGTTTTATCACAATATTAATAGGCATATTTCACCATAGGATTGAATATCCTGAAACTAAGGGTTTGAATTCCAGCAAACATCATCAGATAAAGGCTTTACGGGTATAGACATTTTTTACCGTGTCTACATTTGTGGACAAATTTGGACAAAATCAATATATTTCTACTTGACTAAATATATTGTTATTTAACTACTTGAAACCACTTGATAACATCGGCTGACCTTCGGATTAGGAATCCAACGGTCATATCATCTTCTTCCTGAAGTCGAGCGTTTATCATCCTTTCTGGGTATCTAATGTTTCACTTGGTAATCGTGGTTTTTTTACCATACAATATCAGTAAAAACCATCTGAGTAGAAAATAAGTCTGTGACCGTCTTTCAGAGATGCAAAAAAGCCCTTGCTATTTTTTTGTTGGTGGTTGTAGTATTTAGAAAAAGACAAGTTGGTATATTAATTGTTATATTCTATAAACCGAGGAGGAAGAAGAAGTGACGGACGACAAAGGTCTATACAGCGTGGGAGAACTCATAGAACTTGATAGATACGATGAGGCCAATAAATACCTTGAGCTGGGCTGGATTCTTCTAAGTACCCATCTGAACGATACTGGTGATTCCGATTTTAGACAACAAAAAACGGTTTATTGTTTGGGCTGGCCCAGAACCCTGGGAAATTCAAAACATCCCAAAATGCCGTGGGAAGAGTACATTGAAAAGAAGTCACCTTAAACATAACCATTCGTTCAAGCCAATCGCCCATACTGCGGCCTCCTGCAATGACGGCAGGTGTACAGATCATGTATGGGATATTGAAGATGTTGTTTTTTTATTAAATTGTTATTAAATTGTTCTTGACAAACACAAATTGATGAATTATAGTGATTATTGATGTGATAAAAATGAACCCCATTGTTCCTTCGGGTACGATGGGAGTAAATTAATGGGCCATCCAATTACGGATGGCCTTTTAATTTAAATTGGGGGTGCTTATGGGAAAAGTTGCAATTTTCTTAGATGGAGGTTATGTAGAAAAGGTTCTTAAATATGATTTTGCAGAAGCAAAGATTGATTTTCAAAAACTTGCCACTGTAATGACAGAGCCCGATGAACTCTTAAGAACCTACTACTATCATTGTCTCCCGTTCCAAAGTTCTTCTCCAACAGAAGAAGAAAGGGAGCGATATTCTAAAGCTCATAGATTTACAACCGCCTTATCTTTTTTACCAAGGTTTGAGGTACGACTTGGAAAATTGGTTTATAGAGGAATTAATACGAATGGTGAACCAATTTTTGTCCAAAAGAGAATAGATTGCATGGTAGGGGTTGACATGGCTCTTTTGGCGGGAAAGGGTAGAATAACCAATCTTGCTATTTTTACAGGTGATAGCGATTTTATACCCGCTATTCAAGCAGTAAAACAGGAAGGGGTTTTGGTTACCCTTTGGCATGGAAGTTATGGTCAATATACCAGTCCAAGTAGGGAAATTGTAGAAGTTTGTGATGAACGTAAACAATTAACGCAGGATATTATAAATAAGATTCTTTTTAAAAAATAATTTTTATTTTTCAAACTGACCCACTACCGAAAATCGAAAATAGGAAAGGAGAAAGATTCAGCTTGACAAGTTATTGGAATAAGAGAATAATACAGAAAAGGGTGGTTGTAACAAAGGAAAATCAGTCTTAGATATTCTCTCTGGTGATGAGAATTTAGTCACATTCCTGCTGGACTCTGCTAATTCGTAATCAAGAACATCTGTGCTCGTAAAATCTTTTTTTGGGAGGGAGGTGAGTTCATATGCCGATGGTGTCTCCATTTCATTCAAAATTACCCGGTACTTCTGTGCATCATAATAATAGTAAATGTACGGAAGGTAATAACATTGAATCATATAACCGGAAACCGGGTACTGGTGGTTTACCGCTTTGTGATCATTGCAAAAGATTAAATAGCGAAGGCAAATGACATTAAACCTCCAACTTTTGGCAATGATCTTTTATTAACTCGCCCAAAAAAGACACAGTTATTCCCCATTTTTGGGCGAGTTCTTTAAAAGTTAAACCTGTTTCGTAACCATTATTAATAGTCATGCAATCCATTCTTGGATTAACGGGTTGTGTATGTAACTCATAGCATAATATTTCATCAAAGCCTCCCTTAAAACCGAATTGTTGGTTTTTATAAGCATTTTCAATATGTTTTCTAAATTCTTTAGTTTTTTTTGTCATAACAAAAATTACCCCCACAAAAAAACATACACAATAGCCTTTTCCGCCATCTAATATTGTCTGGCTAACATTGTATATAAATCCCTTAAATTAGGATACTACCAGCCTCCCATTTCAAACTGAGTCACCACCGAACAAGGGGTAGTGTCCTGATTTGAATATAAGTAAAAATTGAATTATTAAGATTTCTTTTTGGGGAATGGAATTTTTGTTTCAATAAAATCTACCAAACTGACCCACTACCATAAATTTGGACATTACCGACGAATTTGAATGGCGGTTCAATGGCCGTGAGAATCCATATATGTTTAGAGATACGCTCATAAGATTGCTCAATGCACCAAAAATGGAGTTTAAAGAACTGATAACGAAATCAGCATAAAAAGAGAGATTAAAACAGTCTTTCTGGTTGGGTTGCAACTTCATGCCCCAAAACATTTACAATAATACGTTCCATCTTTAATGACCCAACATCGCTTGATTGTGTAAATCGCACAATTGCTATTAAACTGTCACCCTTGCCGAATCTTTCAATCCCAGAGTCCACGTTCTTAAGAAAGTTCTCGTCAAGAATATCAGCATAAAAGCTATTCTGTCCATCAAAAAACTTCCACTTATTTCCTTCCTTGAAGGTAGGGGATTCGATCAACAAACTCATTTTCATTTCACTTTCAAGAAGAGGCTTTTCAATATTGACAGGAATAAAACAGGGGGCGTCTTTTTCCTTTATATTTACAACTTCATCAAGGGACTTTGAATTAATACGAATAAAAGACAAGCCACTTTCTAAGGGTTTTTTTATGAATTGTTCCACAGACTTGCCAGCTTTAGAATCGGTGATTATATTTATCACATCTGCGGTAAAGTAATTAAGTTGACCATTCTGATTCTCGATCTGAAATATATTTTGTTTATCAGGCACGGGGGTTACTGCTTTTGGTGGGCTACCATTGAGATGTAACCATGCTTGAATTGAGTCTTTGATAAGCCCTATGAAATCCTTGATTGAAAATGGCGTTGTAGGCATTAAGATGGTGTACGCCACACCTGCTATCTGTAATGCAAAAACAATGTCAAATGAATCTTGCTTGAATCCTTGAATTTCAGTTCTTAATGTAATCTTTTCTCCATATGCCGTGCGAGATGCGATACCCATAAAATCACTAAAAGCAAGAATATAACTTGCAACGTCATATGAATTCATGCGTCCGGTTTCAACGGACACGCCGTGATATTCGAGAGATAATTGGTCTTCGATCATTTCAGCATCCATGTTCTACCCCTTTTTGTTACTCTATAGAGAGTAAAACCCTGTTCGGTATCAGCGTAATAGCACACCTGGTCTAATTATGTAATTTTTAGTATTTTGAGGAGCCAGGGGACTCCAATAGCTGTAATCAGGAAACCGATGACCAAAGCTGCGCCTTTTAGAAAGTTTAGTGTTTTCACAACGGATTGCATTTGGTCAGTATATTTTGTAAGGGCTTGGCTTAAAGAATCTTCTCCTTTCTCTCGTGCTTTCACTTCTATAGACAACCCTGCAAGTAAATTACCAATCTGAGTATTGTGTCCGTCAAGAATCCCTTCAAATCGCTTATACCATTCATTCTGAGATGCAATTTCCCGGCGAAGAGTCTCCATCTGATCTTGTAGCCTCTGAATAGTCTCCAACACGGAGTTCATAACAATTGGCCGATATTTCTGCATTACTTGGACAAGTTCATCGGGGAAATCCTCCAATGCGGCTTCGGGTTGCGGAAACTCCCCAAGTTCACCTCCTTCAAGCGTGAAGAACGTTGCCCCGATTACCTTTTTCCCAGGTATAATAGGAAAACGTGTTGAGGAGAGGTTAAACAGACCAATCAAAAGGCGACCCCTATAAAGGGGATCAACACAAAACCCACCAATAGCGAGAATTCCAGCATGACTGAGCTTACGCTTAGGGCTGAGTTCAGCCATCATGTTATTTGGTAACTCCAAACGTTCTTCGGTCAAGGTAAACACCATTTCACCAGGTTCTATAAATAAATCCTTTTTCTCTGCTTCATTAAGGTTACTAACATCTATTGGCCGTTCATAGAATGCCTTGAGAATTCGAGTGCTTAATCGGAAATCATACTTGACACCCTCTGCGCACTTTATACTTCCCCCTTTTATAAATGTTTCGTCTTTTACTGCCCCTATAAGTTTTTCTCCGGTGACGATGTTGGCCATTCTATTCACCTCCATCAGAGATTTAAAAAGATTGTACTGTTGATTACTATAGTTATTTAACATAAAATTGAGCATTGTACATCTTTTTTTAATTATAGAATAAGTGTTCTCAAAGTCAAGCCCCTTTTTCATTGTTCATATCTCCTTCTTGTATCAAGTTAATAATCACGAAATTAGATAGTTTCTATAAACCTCACTTTATGATAAAATTATCCTATGCTTATTAGGTTATACTCAATTGGAGACAACAACTTTTTTATGTATGTTATGACTGAAAATTTACAGGATGCCTCAGATACTTTTATTAATAAATTAGCCCTTCCGCCTGTTGTGTCTACAATAAAACGGCGTAAATTAAGCCTTTGTCTACAGCATCACGCTAAGAATGGCCACTATCAATGGTTTTGTAGGGATTGAATATCCTGAAAGGACATTCCATGACGGTAATGATAAAAAATTCCCAAAAATTGTTGAAAATGGACACAAGGAGCCTCCGAAGCGTTACAGAAGATTTGCTAATCTCTTTAGGGTTGCAAAATAGAGATTTAAGCATACTCTTTGTAGATAATAAAAAAATCAAATCACTTAATATAGAATTTTTTGGCAGAGACAAATCTACAAATGTTATATCCTTTTCCTACATGAACGGTCTGTCTTGTGAAATTTTTGGAGATATTATAATCTCCCTTGAAAAAGCAAGAGAAGAAGCAAAAGATTTAGCGGTTCCTTTTTATGAAAGGGTGCTTGCCCTTATAATACATGGCTTACTACACATATTAGGGTTTGACCATGAAAAAAACAGAAAAGAAAGCAGGAAGATGAGATACAGAGAAACGAAGCTCATGGATTATGTCCGTTCTCACGAGATGTATAAAAAATTACTCTATAAAAACATGGGTCAATAAAATTTATGGACAACCGCTTCATTCCTCGTCCTTCGTCCCTCGGTCTAAGTTTTCTGTCTGGTATCCTGTTAATACTTATCCAGCCACCGATATCTCTCTACTATCTCGCATATTTTTCCCTCATGCCACTTTTTCATTCATTGAAAAAAGAGGGTCTTCGTCATACATTCATTTCAGGCTTTATTACCGGGATAGTCTCTTACCTTGGGCTTGTATACTGGACTGTGATAGCTATGAACAGGTACGGAGGGATAGATATATATTTAAGTTCTTTGATACTTCTGTTACTTGTACTTTATCTATCAATATATACAGGATGTTTTACAATTTCTGTTTCTTATCTTGAAAAAAGGTTGTCAATTCCTATCTTCATCTCTGCTCCACTCTTATGGGTGTTATTAGAATATTTAAGAGGTATTGTGCTCACAGGTTTTCCATGGAGTTTTCTTGCCCACTCACAATATAAGTTCTTATCACTAATTCAGATAACATCCATCACCGGTACATATTTCATATCATACCTGATAGTCGCATTTAATTGCATTATATATCATGTCTTAATGGTCTATTCAACAAACGGGTCTACACCTCTTTAATTTGCATATTCTTCATCGGATCTCTCATATACGGCTACAAACAGTTGAGCAAAAAGGATGAGGGAATATTAACTGTTGCAATTATACAGGGCAATATAAAACAAGACGTAAAATGGGATGAGGCTTTCAAAATAAAAACAATCAGAACATATTACAATAAGACCCTTGAGGCAGGAAAAAATGTGGATCTTATTATATGGCCTGAAACTGCAATGCCTTTTATCTTTGAGCAAGAAATATATGTAAACAAATTCATAAAGGAGCTGCCCTCTCTTCTCAATACCCCCCTCTTATTTGGAACCGTTTCCAAGGATTCACATGGAAAGCACTACAACTCTGCATATATTTTAGGAAAAAAGGGGGGGATAATCGGTACTTACAGCAAGGTTCACCTTGTCCCCTTTGGTGAATATACCCCGCTCATTACATATTTCCCGTTCTTTGAAAAATTAAC
This genomic interval carries:
- the lnt gene encoding apolipoprotein N-acyltransferase: MHYISCLNGLFNKRVYTSLICIFFIGSLIYGYKQLSKKDEGILTVAIIQGNIKQDVKWDEAFKIKTIRTYYNKTLEAGKNVDLIIWPETAMPFIFEQEIYVNKFIKELPSLLNTPLLFGTVSKDSHGKHYNSAYILGKKGGIIGTYSKVHLVPFGEYTPLITYFPFFEKLTAAGGDFSPGRGHKPIATEAGNIGVLICYEGIFPYITNKTVKRGAQVLVNITNDAWYDRSSAPYQHLAFYVFRAIETDRYLLRAANTGISAIIDPKGRIKAETDIFKEDVLKGTFTIRDTQTPYVRYGDWFILLAFLYTFIICAARCWRISTFHPLGNMNSSL
- a CDS encoding PhoH family protein gives rise to the protein MEEKTEEGFLRLSFEDTNVARNLFGPRDENIKYLKKYFNIKTSIRGNHLTIIGNKKDIENTNKVINELHGVIKRGFIINTSDIDHAARYIAHTNNGIDELYNDQIYIYPSKKIVTPKTKNQKKYVDTIRNHDMVIGIGPAGTGKTYLAMAMALSSFYKKEVSRIILTRPAIEAGEKLGYLPGTMYEKVNPYLRPLYDALYDMVDMDRASRLLEKGAIEIAPLAFMRGRTLNDAFVILDEAQNTASEQMKMFLTRLGFSSRTVVTGDITQIDLPDKKTSGLVEIQGILKGIKGIKFVYFTEKDVVRHPLVQKIIRAYKTKKLAPEDRKNAERKG
- a CDS encoding NYN domain-containing protein; translation: MGKVAIFLDGGYVEKVLKYDFAEAKIDFQKLATVMTEPDELLRTYYYHCLPFQSSSPTEEERERYSKAHRFTTALSFLPRFEVRLGKLVYRGINTNGEPIFVQKRIDCMVGVDMALLAGKGRITNLAIFTGDSDFIPAIQAVKQEGVLVTLWHGSYGQYTSPSREIVEVCDERKQLTQDIINKILFKK
- a CDS encoding HDIG domain-containing protein; translated protein: MQNGKDKPPSYLKYNKLLIFLLLSIVLSLTINIRYLYLLTEYQYGDIARENIKTPADLYVPKSDITIKKGEIIVREGERINEEHLKKLSALKTLEHEGTLSPTRFLSLFILLFLSITIIYEYADRNIKKFILSEKDLIFCAILLAFITILVKFSILIFEYFSHIHTINLFYILPIFLFGMVLRIVLFSEAAIIFSIFFAIVMGFTFENSLPIFLYALLGSILTAYFSGKCENRNTVLKAGLYTAFLMCFLVFLFNVFFGHSLANIPIKVAFILLNGIGSSFIALGLLPVIEHIFDYTTDIKLLELANLEHPLLEEMMVNAPGTYHHSIIVGNLSKAAAESIGAHPLLTRVSAYYHDIGKLKMPHYFIENRTDFDDVHKTLSPNMSALIILSHTKEGVELAEKYKLGKKITEIIEQHHGTSLVSYFYNRAKEMEDPKLHVIEEKDFRYVGPKPQTKEAGIIMLADAVEAASRILEEPTPKRIENHVQNIIENIFLDGQLEECELTLKDLHAIEKSFITILIGIFHHRIEYPETKGLNSSKHHQIKALRV
- the ybeY gene encoding rRNA maturation RNase YbeY encodes the protein MIKNSQKLLKMDTRSLRSVTEDLLISLGLQNRDLSILFVDNKKIKSLNIEFFGRDKSTNVISFSYMNGLSCEIFGDIIISLEKAREEAKDLAVPFYERVLALIIHGLLHILGFDHEKNRKESRKMRYRETKLMDYVRSHEMYKKLLYKNMGQ